The sequence GTTTTTATTGACAAAATTACTCACAGGTTTTTTATTTTTTTAAAGGTATTCGTGAATAGAAGTTCACCAACAGCATCATAACTATTCTATTAGCGTTGGCAATCGCTTCGCTTATTTGGCTCTAATGGTTTGCGCGTTTGCGGTGAGTGTCTGGAAACCAAATGTGCCTGAATGTGCGGTCGGCTTTTTACAATGAGGCACAACGAAAAAGCATTGGCGAAGGAGGGATTGAAAGTACAAAAGCTCACGAAAGTACGGCAGTTTAAAAATACACAACGGTTCAATGACTTCCGTCAGCCCCACACTTGCCAAGGCAATGTTGTGGGCTTTATTTTACCCATTTAGTCTTTTTGGTATTTTTTGAGAACGTACCTAAGACTTAGTTCCATTATGATAGCACCAAAAATACAAAGATAAAATCCAATTTCTTTGTAATTAAACGTACCGAATGGCATGAACTTCATTAATATGATTGAACCTATGATTATTCCAATTACAGGGTTCAAAATCAATTGAAATGCTTTTTTCATAGTTCTCATTATCTAAAACAACTTCCTAGTAATTCTGCTACAATTCCCAATCCAACTCCTTCAACAAAACCCAGTGCACCTCCAAAAACAGCACCACCCACACAACCAGTTGCAGTTCCAATAAAAGGTAAGGCAACTGTTCCAACTGCACAACCAGCTATAGCCCCTCTAACCCCCATATATGCAGCCCCAGTAACACCAGCAAGTAGGACATTTCTTGTATTTACAGAACACCCAGCCACCCGAGCATTAGGGTTTCCTTTTGTGTCTTTGAGTGGGCTTAATGTCTGCCTGATTGAATCATCACTGCCCTATTCAATAAACTCTGAAAGTGCTTGTACAGACGCACTTAATGAGAGAAGTTTGATTTTTTTTTGCGTGCAATCGTCAAACGATTCATTTTGAGAAGCTTGTTGTTTGTTAGTGTCCAAAGGGGATGTCCTTGTCCTCAGTTGAATGTCTTCATATTGCCCACAATGTCTTGTAGACGCAAAGCTAATATAACTATTGCGTCTATGTAATATAGACACTGCATCTATAAAGCAATAGATGGTCAACTTTTTATATCTTCAAATGAAGATGTGATTTTTTAACGCTTTAATTCTGGTATTTAAAAACCAGTTTAATAACGTATTTACATGGCGTTGTTTTTTAAGATTTATAACCACCTTGTGCTTTGAAAATAGGTTTGTGGTAACGGTTATGCTTTTGTACCTTCGCCCTTATTTTCTGGATTTTGATTATTCGTTCCTATTATAAGATTTTGTCGTGCGTAGGTTCGCGGCGGGCTATTTGCATTCAGGAAGATTTTTGTTTATTATATCTGTCTTCAAGTAATCGTTTTTGGTTTTAGGATTCCATTTGAAATGCTGAATTTCTTTGACCGTAAAAAGTTTTGTCGGATCTGATTGGATTAAATTTTGAGTAAAATCGTCTTCCAGTTTCCGCAAGTAGTCAAGGTCGCAAGGGGAAAGCTTTTGTTGAATGGCGAGATTTCCTAAACTATCGATTGCTGTTGGTTTTACACCACTGTTTAAGGAAACTGAAACCGTTTTTAAGTTGTCAATTCGTTGTATGATGTAAAGTCCTTCAATTGCTGTATCTGCAAAAAACGTGTTGAATTGGTATCGTCCACCTGTTAGGTAAATGGCAACATCTGTTAGGCAAGGTGATGGTTTGCTCACAATTCGCAAATTTGTTCTGTCAATGGGTTGGTTTGGGTAAAGCTCTTTCATTGCTTCTTGCATTGCCAATGCCCCCACAACCAATCCGTCACACAAATGACCGTGAAATTTTTCTATGTCTTTAATCGTGATTGTTTGTTTTTGCTTCAAGCGTCCTTTTGAAAAGTCAGTGTCGATGGTTTCAAAAGCTGGATATTTGTCCGAAGTGTTGCAAGAAGTAAAGGCTAAAAGTATTACAAACCAAAAAGCTTTCATATTCTTTTGAAATAGATACACAATAAGAAACTGGTATTTTATGTGGTCATTGTATTTGAATTTTAAATGTTTCCGTATTTATTGATGATTGCCAACT comes from Thermonema lapsum and encodes:
- a CDS encoding formylmethanofuran dehydrogenase subunit E family protein, with amino-acid sequence MKAFWFVILLAFTSCNTSDKYPAFETIDTDFSKGRLKQKQTITIKDIEKFHGHLCDGLVVGALAMQEAMKELYPNQPIDRTNLRIVSKPSPCLTDVAIYLTGGRYQFNTFFADTAIEGLYIIQRIDNLKTVSVSLNSGVKPTAIDSLGNLAIQQKLSPCDLDYLRKLEDDFTQNLIQSDPTKLFTVKEIQHFKWNPKTKNDYLKTDIINKNLPECK